aaagtgtcaaaatatgcaaaaaattgAAGCCAAATGCATCTCAGGCGCGTGCAACCCATCTTCCTTTAGTTTTTAGCGGCAGACAGttttttgctaaaattttTAGGAGGGGGCTTTaacctatttttaaaacattaagagatttttagctattttagaaaaatacagAGGAGTAGACATCCGAAGCAAATAACCTAAGACAAAATAATCCCACAACAAGCAAGATTATTTTCATCAGTATAATCATATACATTTAACAACTTAAACATGTCTCACTTATCATCgattcatatacatatatatatagtatttaatGAATGTACCTTCCTTGTAGAATACTACAgaacaacatatatatcatcaaGTTTCACCATCTTTAAACACTACCCTTTTTAATATATGCGAATAATTCCAAGAGCTTAAACCTGATCTTCTTCAAGGCCTCAACAACATCTTCCATGCTAATCCTATCACCAGGGCTTTCCATGGAGAATTTTCAAAGCCACTCCATTATGGAAGATAAGCATTCCAACGTTTTATCGACGACGATCTTTTCTTCCGACCTCAACAATCCGGGATCAATGATTCGTGCTATGGCGTTAGGTATGGAACTCTTCACCCAGCCCCTTAGGCTTAAGTTTCCAGCTAACGTCTCGCTGCTCGGCTTCATTCTTGTAAAAACTTCCATCAGCATAATCCCAAAGCTATATACATCTGACTTTATCGACACTAAACCTTCCGATCCATACTCTGTCAATAGTCGAAAGAAGCAAAATGGACTCATTGATCATACATTAAAAGTTGGAAAGTTGAAGGGATAGATGGTTTACCTGGTGCAATGTAACCCAATGTTGCAAAAGTGGTGGTCTGCACAAAGCTATCGTCTTCACCTAACAGCTTAGAGATCCCGAAATCACTCAGATGGCCAACCATGTCTTCGTTCAATAACACATTACTAGGTTTTAAATCACAGTGAACTATGGGTATTGAGTAACCATGATGGAGATATTCCAATGCACATGCTGCATCTATCATTATGCTAGTTCTTTGTATGATGTCCAAGAAACGGTCGTCCGAGTATATCCACTTCTCGAGGCTCCCTTTAGGCATGTATTCAAGGATCAAGGCCTTGAAATGTGTGTTGGAGCAAGCACCGATAACTTTGCATAGATTTCTATGTCGAAGGCTACGTAGTACTTCACATTCCCTGTTGAAACTCTTGAAAGCGCCTTCTTGTTGTAAGTTGAATACCTTAATGGCAACGGTATCACCGTCCCGGAGAGTCCCTTTATAGACAGAGCTGAAACCACCACTGCCAAGCAAATGGCTATCGTTAAACCCTTCAGTTGCTCGTAGAAGATCGTTATATGATGTCCGTAATAGTGTTGCATTGGATGATATTTCACTCTGAGTTTCTGCAGCTGCTATTTCCTTCCTTCGGTATCTCACAAATACGCATGCCAAGACAAGGAAGAAAACTAATGCTGCAGCTCCCAACAAAGCATACACAACACGTAGAATCACTTTTCTTCGGTTTGATTTATGAACTTTAGTGTTCTGGCACGGGGGAACACCGTATCTGGGATCACCGCAGAGTCCTCCGTTAGACACGAAGGCCTCACCACCGAAGTTCTTGAAGGGGCCACCATTGGGGATCTCACCACTTAAATCATTGAAAGAAACATTAAAGTAGGTGAGATACAGAATTCTCTCCAAGGACCTTGGAATATTGCCAGAAAGATTGTTGTGCGATAAATCCAATTCCGCTAAGTTTACTAGCTGACCAATTGACTCAGGAATAGAcccttcaaatttattatgcGCCAATGAAAGATTAATCAGGTCATGCATATCGCCAACTGAGGGAGGAATGGTGCCAGAGAACTGATTCATTGACAGATCAAGTACTGTTGCAGTCTTCAGGTTTCCAATATCCGGAGACAGAGAGCCGACTAGAACATTTGAAGTCAGATTCAGCTGCAAAAGATCATTCAGCCGCCACAAGCTTGGAGATACTGAACTCAAATTGTTGTTGCCTATGTATAGAGACCTCAGAGCAGTGAGATTTCCTATGCAGTCTGGAATAGCACCACTGATTTGGTTCTGGTGAAGCAGTAGtccattcaaattttgtaatcCACAAAGATCCTCTGGAATAGGTCCGCTTATCCTGTTCCGCATAAGAGCTAATCCTTGAAGCTTTTGCAGATTCACCAGTGTCTTCGGTATTGATCCTGTCAGCTGATTTCCGTAGAGACTTAAAAGGAACAAATTAGTGAGATTGCCAAACTCATCTGGAATGCTGCCGTAAAGGCCGCAATTGTAACCATAGAAATATTCGAGAGAATTCGACAGATTCCCCACAGAAACAGGAAGAATGCTGTTGAAAAGATTATCCCCTAAAGACAACCTTCTCAGATGTCTGCAGTTTGTCAATGAACGGATGAAGCTCAGCTCTGACGATTTACTCACAAAGCTGTTTTCACCCAAGTATATGTCCTGCAGGAAACTCAACTCTCCAAGGGAGTTGGGAACTAGTCCAGTAAAGTTGTTACCAGAAAAGCTGATGATGGTGAGCTTAGAAGAATTTGCGATAGAATCAGGGATTTCACCACTTAAATTATTGTCGTTCAAGTAGATTTCTTCTATGTTAGGTAGCCCGTGACCGAAGTTGGATGGAAGTTGGCCTGAGAGTTGATTCATCAAAACGGTAATCGATTGTAAAGTTGATATGTTGAAGATTTCTGTTGGAATGGAACCCCTTAAGTTGTTGACTCCCAAGTAAAGCACTTGCAAAGATTGAAGATTGCCTATCTCTTTTGGGATTGTGCCTACAAAATTATAAGCTCTCAGTTCAAAAGCTGTCATCAATATCATAAGAACTGCAATTGCATAGACTTGGAGGTTACCTACCTATCAAGTTGTTGTAGCCAACATAAAAATTCTGGAGCATCGTTAAATTTCCGACCCCTCTGGGTATGACTCCAGTTATGTTGTTGTAAGATAGTGACCACGTCTGAAGTGCAGAGCATTCGCCAATTCTTTCTGGGAGCTCACCCACTAACtcattcacatggaaaaagacCTCTTGAAGTCGGGAAGAACCAGAGCACATATCAGCAGGGAGAGCGCCAGTCAGGTTACAGTTTGCGATATTAATGTACTGCAGTGAGGAAATATTGAAGATTGTCGAAGGTATAGAGCCTTTAAGAAAGTTATCTCCCATGCCTAACTCCTTCAAGTTCCGAAGGTCGCCCAGCTCTTCTGGGATTTGACCTGTCGGCCGTGCTAAATTGTATCAGGTCTTAATATACAGATCAAGCTAGAAAAAGATGAACTACAAGCATATGATTGATAAGAAATCTTGTATACTTACATAGGAGGAAACGAAATTACCTGTCAAGTCGTTGGAGCCTAGATACAATATCTCAAGAGCCGTTAAGTTGCCAATTCCACTAGGTACAGAGCCGCTAAATTTGTTGTGCGACAATGAAAGCAGACGGAGTTGTGAGCACTGAGAAATGTTTGAAGGTATCTGGCCATCCAACTCATTTGAAGACAAATATAGCTCAATGAGTCTTGGAAGGCTGCCACAGAGGTCACCTTGCAGATCACCTGATAAGCTATTCCCAGTAAGAGCAAGAGACTCCAGGCTCGAGATATTGAAGATTGTCGTTGGAATTAGTCCATCAAACTTGTTAAACTGCAAACTCAACCTCTTCAAATTATGCAGATTTCCAATCTCATCAGGGATTTTCCCCTGTAAAGAGTTGTAGGACAGGTCCAGCATCTCAAGCTTCGACATGTTGGCAATAGAAGTTGGCCCGAAACCACTGAAACTATTGTTTCTAAGATTCAAGAACTGAAGTTCACCCAAGAACCCGAACCAAGAAGGAACATCTCCACCGAAGTCGTTGAACCTGAAATCGATCACTTCCAATCTTCTCAACTGAGCCAGCTCTTGGGGCAGGCTGCCATGAAAACTGTTGCTACTCAAGTTCAGTGACACAAGAAAGGTGAGATTTCCCATATCGGGCGGCAGGTTTCCTGCAAGTCCCATTGTAGAAATATCCAAAGCAGTCACTCTTTGGTGGCGAGAACCACACGTAACTCCAATCCAGCTGCAAACAGAGGTAGAATCTGACCAGTTTCTTGACAATATATGTGAAGGGTCTATAGCGAGCCGGGATTTCAAGGCCAGAAGCGCTGATTCATCGGTGGTTATATTGGTCAACGCCATAGCCAAGAAAGCCGTTAGACATTGTGTCAAGAGAAGTACAAGAGGAAATAAGTCACCTCTCATCATTGGAAAAAGGAGAAACTTTCTGTATCGGGAAATCAGAGGTAGAAGAGAAAATGTATGGTATTCATTTGTTGGACTTTCCTATATGTCAGGTTATTGCATGTCTATTTCAATGAAGTGTCTGAAAGTGTAAACTAAGTCAAGAACATCAACTACAATGGATAAAAACACTCATCAGAATACAAAAATGATCATTAAAAAAGACTATCCTGTTCTGGGCCGGAACGGCAAGTGTGAACACGATTACAATACATTCCTTGTAATTCTTGCAGCTGTATTCCCTCCGGTTTCTTACATGAAGAAACATCATACTTAAAATCAAAGTATTCTGTGTTTGTTGACCCCTGAGATGTGACATTCTTCCTACCTACAGCATGATCATGACGAGAATGAAGTTGCTTGCATTGCTATACTTTATGATCAAAAGATTTGTTGATGCAAGAACAATGTGAGGTTTATCATTTCAGACACCAGTAGTACAGCTTTCCTCATATCTGTTCAAGTCTGGATGATTCTTCCACTCATCATTATTTGTTCAATAGAGAACTCAAAGTTGAAATGCAAAGAAAGTTGCACCtataaatggaaaatttttgcCCAGACgccgaatcaaatcaatcccAGAACAAGTGAATTGCAGTTGTCAGataattaagggataattacactcctcccccagaggtttggtgtaattacacgtagacccCCTGTGGTATGggaaattacatatagtatCCCTGAGGTTTGCCCTGCAATGAGtgagtaataaatcaattgagggtaaatatcaaattctattcaattttttttggttaatattagtaaatttggtgaattttgactaatgaaaatacttatttgctagatgtaatttatcaaatcacAGGAgttttacgtataattacaccaaatctcaggagaggagagtgtaatgatccttataattaatttaaatttgatcaagtAGGATACGGATTAGAATTTCCCTCTATAAATTGCTCTAAATTGTTGTCAAAAGGTAATCATTTCGTATTTTTGGGTTAAGTGTAATTTACCTAATATGAAattagaaagttaaaaaaaaaacctatagaaaaaataaaaattacttaaagaAAACCCtaacatttgaaaaatgatgCAAAAAACACATTGAGCAAGGAGACAATGTGCATCATTGTTCAAATGTTAGGTTTTTTGTATCTTCTTATTTTAGAGggttttttttaacttttcaattttcatagaggtaaattatatttaaccctgtatttttttatatagtagtGAAAGGTATGTACGTTGTGCATATTGCAGTCGtttttttgttacaatttgaagttttaaacttcaaaataatatttcattttatttttcaacttaaaGTGTGTAAcactctttttaattttataacacCCTACTAATGactattatttctattttaattttgggtgTTATGTCCTATCCTAATACTATAAATAGGAGGTCTTAGGAGTTAAGGAACACACACAACTCAATCTTGCATCTCAATTCTCACATTCATATTCTTCTTACTACATATTTTTTGGCAACTTGATAAGTTCTAGTTCTCTAGTCTTCTCGTAAATATGCTCACAATAGAAAACACCGGTTGAGACCTTCttggattttattttgggGTGGTGGTTAGCCGATGGTACCTGCACGGAGGGAGGTCATCACGATCTTAGAACAACATCAAGTGACGTGATTCCTATAAGCTAGCcgtttatatttatttacatatatcaCATGCATTATTTATCTTGATTTGCCAAAGCTATTTTAACagtaaactaaaatttttagaacaaTCTAAAATCGTGATGTTTTAATCTTAAATAGTTAGATTTAAggctatattttatttctctctattacaacttaattttgctttgaaatatttattcattattgtCTTCATCATTGTAACAAACTTGTTCATATTGATATTGCATGTGGTTTAgttaatatttacatatattgaaattaattgttgGTATATTGCTTCACAAATCAagtttattgtttaaatatgaattttgattcaTGCTTGTAcaaagttttatatttaattaattctcatactcaaattttgaaaaccaAATAGAACGCATTATACGCATTAGAATTTatcttataataataagtcaTTATCTTAAATCCTTTCATACATTTTCGttaatatttctctttattagtAATTACATTGCTAAATTAGAGTTTATATATGCtataatatttagtataatatatattgctcTTATTGTTGAATATTGATTTGTTATTGTTTGACTCCTACAGTGACATTCtcctttctttgttttattattttctaacttattttgaaaataatggcTTCTCTTTTGTATGCTAACAGtgttaaatttgaaatgtttAATGGGGTTAATTTTAAAGATGGCAAAACCAAATGAGATATTGGTTAACTCAtgttcttgaatttatttctgCCATTGATAATAATGTTGAACTAAATTCTTGGCATACTCGTGAAGAGGTAGATTATCATTGTCATAATCGTATTCTAAGTGCTTTATCAGAAAGGCTCTATGATGTGTTTTATACTTATGCTAATGCTAAAGAACTTTGGAATGCATTAGAAACTTAATATGGGATTGATGATCCTGGAATACAAAGATTTAATGCCTCTACTTTCATGAAATATACTATGGTTGATGGAAAATCTATTAATGAGCAAATACATGAATTTCAAGATTTGTTAAGACCATTAGAAGAAAGTGgtacaaaatttagtgaaGATTACAAAGTTTCATGTTTGATTAATAAGCTTCCACCATCTCGGTCTAATTTTGCTGAAGGTTTAAGACATCAACACGGTGTATCAATTTTAACTCAAGCTTTTAAATCATTGAGAATAGAGGAGCAACATAGGATGAATGTTTACGTTtaagaacaataaaaaagGTTGGAGGAACGATTATCGCCATAATAATACTCAacctaaaattcaaaatcatagGAATGATAAAggcaaagaaaatgaagaaaggaTGTGCTTTGTATATGGAAGGACTAATCATATGGCTAAGGATTGTTACTTTcgaaaaactgaaaaaaatactTCTAGTTCAACTTTAAGCCTAAGAATCAGCATGAACAAGTAAATATGTTGGTTGAAGAGGGACCGTCTATCAGGTTATAATCTATACCTTAATTAGTAAactttaaatatcaaaataatgatTGGTGGCTAGACTTTGGAGCTAATATACATGTTTGTTTTGACAAATCAAGGTTTAAATCCTATCAGAACTCAAGTGGAGGAAGCATGATACTAGGAAATAATACAGCCGTACAAATTTATAGGATTGGAAGTATTGATCTAAAGATGACCTTTGGAAAGACATTAATTCTTGAAGGAGTGCAACATGTTCCCAACATTAGaaagaatttaattagtgGGTCTTGTTTAGTGCAAAAGTTACAAACTAGTTATGGAGTCAAATAAAGTTGTAATCactagaaataatatttttgttaggaAAGGACTTGTTAGTGACggattatttaaattgaatattgtaaatgaaatcAAGGaagatttcaatttaattctcAATATTGAATCTAGTATTTTATAGCATGAAAGATTGGACATGTAAGTAATAGAAAGATTAAAAAACTTATGGAACTTagtttgatttcaaaatttcaagtaaatattgactataaatgtgaaatatgtgggcaagaaaaacaaactaaaaGGCCTTATAAATCAGttcaaagaaattcaaatattttgtcttATCCATAGTGATGTTTGTGATTCAAATAGGTTTCCAACTAGAGGtggtaataaatattttataacttttataaatgattttttcaagtattgctatatttatcttattaaaGCTAAGGATGAAGTTTTTGATAAgtttaaagtttataaaaatgaagttgaaaaacaattagagaaaaagattaaaatattaaggttTGATAGAGGGGAAAATTGttgcacccccttcgctacaagggctatatctaccctaaacgtcatacttatagtaatccctgtgttcatatgtatacatttgcacataaccatctaatcaatttgcatacgtaatcccaacacgtcataatAGATATTATCAActcacaacattatatataaatatacatatcaGACACCACAAAGTGATTCGTCACAAGTAATCCGTACGtttatattctctctgtacagacaaaatgtgatttgtactctaactgacaaagaggagaaaactgcatactagTCCGACCTACCTGAGTATAGCACGTAGACCAACTCTTCAACAGTcaaacacctcaaagtctattcttgaatgaaaatgtcagcagagggatgagtctgccactcagtaagcaaataaccagccctatccatatatgtatatcacaTGTAAcctcaaacaagataaatagGCAAGATGCATAgaatatatagtcaatttgcttccacataatcatctttattacaccacatagctatctcgcaataagataatcaaattaaacttcccttttcctagtttgcttaccagaaagtgatattgtatttttcccgtcaactcaatctcactgttatataagttcaagtgaatccccttgacagccggctcatcaatctcatttcgcatcatagctctttcaattcgcatcatagctcttttatatcgcagcatcgctcttttcatatcacatctttttcatatcgcatcaaagctcttttcattttatttctttctcatatcgcatcaaagctcttttcatttcatttcgccttataggcttttcaacacatcaagggatACTCACGccacaatatatattcaatttccaccactccctcatttttacatatcaccattcttgtaagcaactagtaacataaaatagtatatccatatattctcattttcagacatccacaacacgtcaaacaacaaacataatatttcaacgtattttctcattccacgtacacaataccatcaatcaaatcaaatcatccatcactcatgtactttcagataaatccatgttgcatgaaccacaaattcagataacagtaaaatcacaaataaagatacatatatagataatactaattatttactaacctcgaccttacaacgcttttatctatccaataggtagtggttcggtcttttcactttacccatgtatcctataatgagttataccacacacaattaatatatcgagaatatcgtaacttcttataaatataatattaaatattattcgtacaatttctaataattcttcaatatttcatttctttcgaagtacaaatcttcgtttttcctctttattaacataccatttattaaatataattctcgaaacatttctatgaattttctatcaatttctcgctattatacactttaattacatacaatacgtagaattgcgtatttgattgacaattccgatggaattgtataaattagcta
This Sesamum indicum cultivar Zhongzhi No. 13 linkage group LG5, S_indicum_v1.0, whole genome shotgun sequence DNA region includes the following protein-coding sequences:
- the LOC105162157 gene encoding probable LRR receptor-like serine/threonine-protein kinase At3g47570, with the translated sequence MMRGDLFPLVLLLTQCLTAFLAMALTNITTDESALLALKSRLAIDPSHILSRNWSDSTSVCSWIGVTCGSRHQRVTALDISTMGLAGNLPPDMGNLTFLVSLNLSSNSFHGSLPQELAQLRRLEVIDFRFNDFGGDVPSWFGFLGELQFLNLRNNSFSGFGPTSIANMSKLEMLDLSYNSLQGKIPDEIGNLHNLKRLSLQFNKFDGLIPTTIFNISSLESLALTGNSLSGDLQGDLCGSLPRLIELYLSSNELDGQIPSNISQCSQLRLLSLSHNKFSGSVPSGIGNLTALEILYLGSNDLTGQIPEELGDLRNLKELGMGDNFLKGSIPSTIFNISSLQYINIANCNLTGALPADMCSGSSRLQEVFFHVNELVGELPERIGECSALQTWSLSYNNITGVIPRGVGNLTMLQNFYVGYNNLIGTIPKEIGNLQSLQVLYLGVNNLRGSIPTEIFNISTLQSITVLMNQLSGQLPSNFGHGLPNIEEIYLNDNNLSGEIPDSIANSSKLTIISFSGNNFTGLVPNSLGELSFLQDIYLGENSFVSKSSELSFIRSLTNCRHLRRLSLGDNLFNSILPVSVGNLSNSLEYFYGYNCGLYGSIPDEFGNLTNLFLLSLYGNQLTGSIPKTLVNLQKLQGLALMRNRISGPIPEDLCGLQNLNGLLLHQNQISGAIPDCIGNLTALRSLYIGNNNLSSVSPSLWRLNDLLQLNLTSNVLVGSLSPDIGNLKTATVLDLSMNQFSGTIPPSVGDMHDLINLSLAHNKFEGSIPESIGQLVNLAELDLSHNNLSGNIPRSLERILYLTYFNVSFNDLSGEIPNGGPFKNFGGEAFVSNGGLCGDPRYGVPPCQNTKVHKSNRRKVILRVVYALLGAAALVFFLVLACVFVRYRRKEIAAAETQSEISSNATLLRTSYNDLLRATEGFNDSHLLGSGGFSSVYKGTLRDGDTVAIKVFNLQQEGAFKSFNRECEVLRSLRHRNLCKVIGACSNTHFKALILEYMPKGSLEKWIYSDDRFLDIIQRTSIMIDAACALEYLHHGYSIPIVHCDLKPSNVLLNEDMVGHLSDFGISKLLGEDDSFVQTTTFATLGYIAPEYGSEGLVSIKSDVYSFGIMLMEVFTRMKPSSETLAGNLSLRGWVKSSIPNAIARIIDPGLLRSEEKIVVDKTLECLSSIMEWL